The Chryseolinea soli genome contains a region encoding:
- a CDS encoding ATP-binding protein, with product MSLTEASNGTSDRRLPWWTWVVPLPIFFLGTLISLEAKITTGTALLYLPLAFGLTLAYWWGPRVLPAFYLNASGCAGLWGLSRVELWAVYGLPETVFVALSWLFFVKIASGKIWLPDTKQMIYFLITGIVFPLVIYKFMLESIFMLAGDAPEENYWNLLITTGFGDFISTFCVSLPLLHFLTPWMAKRELLLHREKIEHLSQYSRLRKMQWLELLTVAVMASVINLFLDFIDYWFLNGILSLYVAMRFGFGATVLMNSYMLIITYMVPAVIHHGFLPHFAESQMLRTQLGTALLYVFTIITGRLVSDMRLSEARLNERNDELNQMNSELDRFVYSVSHDLSAPLKSILGLVSISRLTTVENEHRLHFDLIERSAYKLEAFVAEVLDYSRNRRTEGAHEPVNLKDLSQEVFQNLQFADGFNEIAFEDAAIKHEWVISDRSRLKMILQNLLSNAIKFRNKTGKPFIRLSTQVKDEKLMFSIEDNGEGIRPELKAKIFDMFFRGSHRSEGSGLGLYIAREAAKKIDAAIEVSSTYGEGSVFTIALSASILPAPAGSQKSVPVTQD from the coding sequence ATGTCATTAACAGAGGCGTCAAATGGAACTTCTGATCGAAGACTGCCCTGGTGGACCTGGGTAGTACCGTTGCCGATTTTTTTCCTCGGCACGCTGATCTCGTTGGAAGCAAAAATCACTACCGGCACGGCACTGCTTTACCTCCCGTTGGCCTTTGGCTTAACGTTGGCGTATTGGTGGGGACCAAGAGTGTTGCCTGCATTCTATTTGAATGCAAGCGGTTGTGCAGGCCTGTGGGGTCTGAGCCGGGTAGAGCTATGGGCCGTATACGGTTTGCCGGAAACTGTATTTGTCGCCCTTTCCTGGTTGTTTTTTGTAAAGATCGCTTCGGGAAAAATCTGGTTGCCCGATACCAAGCAAATGATCTACTTCCTGATTACCGGGATCGTGTTCCCGCTGGTGATCTACAAGTTCATGCTGGAAAGCATTTTCATGTTGGCCGGCGACGCTCCGGAGGAGAACTATTGGAATCTGCTGATTACGACAGGTTTCGGAGACTTCATATCTACATTCTGCGTGTCGCTGCCCTTGCTTCACTTTCTTACGCCATGGATGGCAAAGCGCGAATTACTTCTTCATCGCGAAAAAATTGAGCACCTGTCGCAGTATTCACGGCTCCGGAAAATGCAATGGCTGGAACTTCTCACGGTTGCCGTCATGGCCTCGGTCATCAACCTGTTCCTGGATTTTATAGACTACTGGTTTCTGAATGGAATACTGTCGCTCTATGTCGCGATGCGTTTTGGTTTTGGCGCCACGGTGCTGATGAATTCCTATATGCTCATCATCACCTACATGGTCCCGGCGGTCATCCACCACGGTTTTCTTCCACACTTTGCCGAGAGCCAGATGCTGAGAACACAATTGGGTACGGCACTTTTGTATGTGTTCACGATCATCACCGGCCGGCTTGTTTCGGACATGAGGCTCAGCGAAGCGCGATTGAATGAGCGGAACGATGAGCTCAATCAGATGAACAGCGAATTGGACCGATTTGTCTATAGCGTGTCGCACGACCTGAGCGCTCCACTGAAATCGATCCTTGGGCTGGTATCCATCAGCCGGCTGACTACCGTGGAAAACGAGCATCGGCTCCATTTTGATCTGATTGAAAGAAGCGCCTACAAGCTGGAGGCATTTGTGGCGGAGGTATTGGATTACTCCCGGAACCGAAGAACGGAAGGGGCACACGAACCCGTGAACCTGAAAGACCTGTCGCAGGAAGTTTTTCAAAACCTGCAGTTCGCGGATGGCTTTAACGAGATTGCATTCGAGGATGCCGCGATAAAACACGAATGGGTGATCAGCGATCGCAGCCGGTTGAAAATGATCCTTCAAAACCTTTTGAGCAATGCCATCAAATTCAGAAATAAAACGGGCAAGCCATTCATCCGGTTATCTACACAGGTGAAGGACGAGAAATTGATGTTTTCCATTGAAGACAACGGTGAAGGAATCAGGCCTGAACTAAAGGCGAAGATCTTCGATATGTTTTTTCGGGGCAGTCATCGGTCCGAAGGTTCAGGCCTTGGTCTCTACATCGCCCGCGAGGCCGCAAAGAAAATTGACGCCGCGATCGAAGTGAGCTCGACGTATGGAGAGGGGTCTGTTTTCACGATTGCACTATCGGCTTCCATTTTGCCCGCGCCGGCAGGATCGCAGAAGTCCGTTCCCGTTACCCAGGATTGA